The sequence below is a genomic window from Mycobacteroides abscessus ATCC 19977.
CAAGGTGCGTCTCCGTGGGGCGGAGCAGCCTCAAACGAGACTGCTGCAGCCGCAGCCCGGGGCGAGGTGGCGTGAGATCCGTTCGGCCCCATGCAGAAACTGGTTTCTTCTCCGTCTCGAGGAGTACCCACGGAGCTCGGCGAGAAATTCGCTCGCAGGAGTCAATCCGTCACGTGCATTGCCATGGCCGCGGTGAATATCACGCAGCTCAGGGTTGCCGCGAGGACACGGCCATGGTTGATTATCGTCCACTTTCGCTCGAAGGCATGTCGCAATGCGTGCCATTGCTCATCGGTCTGCGGAATCGGCGCCTTAATGATGGCCAGATTCAGCGGAATGTTTCCAGCGTAGGTCAGCGCCAGCGTCAGCAGATAGAGCACCAAGCCCAGTACGACCGGCAACGCCAGCGACGTTCCGGCCGTAAAGGCCAGTACGACCGAGACAAGCTGACTCACGAGGGCAAGAGCTGATACACAGAGAAACACCGGGTTAGCCACCGACGAGACCAATGCTCTGATCGCCAAAACCATTGAGCGGTCATCTATTTTACGCAAACCCGGCATGACACTGTTCGAGTACGCAAACACTGTGCCGGCAACCAATCCGGTTGTGACAATCGCCACCGCCATCGCCACCGCCATGATTGTTTTCACTATTTCTCCGCTCGTCTCGTATCCAAGCCCTAGCAGTGGCGGGCTCGCCTACTCTGGCCATGACACAACCCTTGCCGAATCCTTAGGTCGCCTGCCTATTTTTGTCCCATCGCCGCTAAACCGTCGAGTATGTATGTCAGCCCGAAGTCGGGTCCGAAATCTTTCATCGTGCCTGTGCTGCAACCCAATTGGCGTAGTCCCATAAGATTGCAGATCTCTTTGATGTGCTGGCTGTCGAACAGTATGTGATCGACCATGGCGCGGGTGCGGACAGCGCCGTTGTCCTGGTCGATGATGTTGTAGAGATTGTCAAGGGCTAGAGGTAGCACGTCGACGAGTTCGGTGAGCTCTCGTTGCTGGTCGACCAAGGTCTTGAAAGCGCCGTCTCCGTTGAGTACGGATTGTTTGATGTGATCGCGATTAGTTTCCAGAACCTCTGCCGCCTGCTTCAGCACATCATTGAGTTTGCGCCCAACGCTGCCCGTGCCGAGACTCTCATCGTCAACTATTTGGCTCAATTGGTGAATGGTTGAGGTGAATTCTCGTAGCTTACTGTCGTTGCGGGCCGCCGCGTCCATCAGGGTACCGACATTTTTGATAACAGTCGCGAGCTGCTCCGCCGTCACGCGGCCACCGTCGGCGCCCAGCCGCAGTGCCCGTGACAGCTCATCGAGAGCGCCTTTGATCTTCTGCCCGTTACCGTCTACGGCGTCAGCACCGGTGTTCACGATGTCCGCTACAGGCCCGCCGCCCTCGCCATCGCCCCTAAGTGAGATCGACAGCTTGTCCAGTACGGCCACCACGCGGGAGAATTCGACAGGTGTCTTCGTGCGGTTCAACCCGATGGTCTCGTTATCGTGCATCACCGCCCCTCCCCTGTACGGCGGAGTGAGTTCGATCTGACGGTCGGTCAGGATGGAGGTCGAAATCGTCACCGCCTGCACGTCAGCCGGCAACGCCACCTGCCTATCGACAGTGAATTCGACCTCAACATAGCCACCCTCGGGGGTGATCTTCTCGACACTGCCCACACGCATCCCCAGAACCGCAACCGTGCTACCCGGATACAAACCGGCGGCACTATCGAACTGCGCCGTCACAGTGATGTAGCGGCGATGCTGCGTCGGCCAGAGTGCCCCCACGCCGCATATCACCGCCACCATCGCCAACACCGGCACCACGCGAACCATGCCAACTCTGTTTGACACCCGCAGCTCCTTCTTGGCCCTGGCGCTCCCGATAGACAATCCCCCCGCCGCTACGCAGCACCACTCGGGCGCCCTTGATGTGGTCCGTCACCATGCGGCTAGTCACAATGGCGGTCCTCCTTGACATTGCATTTCCAGAATGTGATGCCGATCAACGCATCAGTCCCGGTCATCTACGTGAGGTCCGCAGGACCTCTCGCGCCGCTCATCTCGCCGGCGCTCTTCTATCCAGAGTGCGCCGCGTCCGGCTGTCTAGGTTCAGAGATTCGGTCACAAAAATCCACGATCAGCCGGGTGACCTCATCCGGGTTGTCCAACTGTGGGCAATGTCCGGAAGCGGGAAGGATTACCAATTCACTCCCCGGAATCTGTTGTTGCAGAGCCCCGCTCGAATGTATTGGGATGATGCGATCACGTCCGCCATGTACAACCAGTGTCGGGCAACTGACCTCTATGCCGCTGTGGCTACCCAGGGCTTCATGCGCGTAGCGGCATGCGTCGCGTCCCAGCCGAGCCACTGCCGAAGGCCCAGAGATCAGTTCGCACCAGTACGCCACCACCTCCGGATCGGCGGCAACGCCGGGCCCGTAGAGCATCTTCGGCACAAAGTACCGAGCCGCACGGCGCAAGGTACCTGCCGGTACCGGCATGCGGCTCACCCATGCCCAAAAAACTTCGGGGACGGACCAACGGCGGACGATTCGTGCGATGAGGTGCCGCGAGTTCAGTGGATCATCCAGGGCGATAAGAGCTTTCACCTCGTTTTCGCGGCGCGCAGCGGCACGCACCGCCGTCGCGGCACCGAGTGAGTTGCCGACCAACACCGCTGGTCCCGCAGCGGCCAGGACGGCGTCCGCGAACACGTCGAACTGCGCAAGCAGGGGGCCAGGCGGCCGGGGGGCCGCATGTCCGAAGCCGGGCAAGTCAACCGCGATGGCCGCCCGGCCGGCCGAAGCCAGCCGGGCAAGCACCGGTCGCCACGTCAGGGCGCTGTCGGAGTATCCGTGCAGCAGCACTATCGGCGGACCACCACCGGGAACGGATAGCACGCGGGTGACAACGCCGCCATATTCAGCCCGGGATTCGGCAATCATCCGGCCAGTAGTCCCTTGGCGATATGGGTGACTTGCACCTCATTACTACCGGCATAGATCATCAGTGACTTCGCGTCGCGGGCCAGTTGTTCAACGCGGTACTCCGCCATATAGCCATTGCCCCCGAACAGCTGAACCGCGTCCATCGCGACATCGGTTGCCGTTTCGGAAGAATAGAGTTTGATCGCCGATGCCTCGGCCAGCGACGGCATCTTGCCATGCTGCAGCTTCTCCAGTGTCTGGAACACCATGTTCTGCACGTTGATCCGAGCCACTTCCATCTTGGCGAGCTTCAGTTGGATCAGCTGAAACTGGCCGATGTTCTGGCCCCACAGAGTGCGCATCTTGGCGTAATCGAGGCAACGCCGGTGACATTCGTTGATAATCCCCAATGCCATCAGAGACACACCCACTCGCTCGGCGGCGAAGTTCGCTCGTGCACTCTCGCGGCCGTCGCCACCTCCGTGTTCTTCGGTTTCTCCAAGCAGCCGATCCGCCGTGATCCGCACATTGTCGAAGAAAAGCTCGCCGGTGGGCGAGGACATCATGCCCATCTTCTTGAACGCCTTGCCCTGAGTCAGACCCGGCATACCGGAGTCCAGCACGAAGGTAAGAACCTTACGGTTCCGGCGATCCATGGTCGGATCGTCCTCGTCAAGCTTGGCGTAGACAATCAGCACGTCGGCATCGGGACCGTTGGTGATGAACGTCTTCTGGCCGTTCAGGATGTAGTCGGCACCATCGCGCTTGACGTAGGTCTTCATCCCGCCGAACGCGTCCGACCCGGCATCCGGCTCGGTAATGGCCCAGCACGCTATCTTCTCCAACGTCACCAGTTCCGGCAGCCACCGCTCCTTCTGCGCCAACGTTCCACGACTCATGATGGTCGCCGCCCCCAGACCGATACTGACGCCAATGGTGCTCAGCAGACCGATGCTGACGCCTGCCAATTCTGATACCAGCACGGCCGCCATCGAGACCTGACCAGCGAGGTCTCCCAGACCACCCGAAGCTCCCCCGCGTTTCTCCGGTTTAGGCTCGCCGGCGGCGATCGCCGCCGCTTTGAGACGCTCCTTGTCGAGAATCGTCTTGATCGCTTCGGCAGCCACCACGTCCAGACCGAACTCGCTAAACAGTGTGCGAGCGATCGGGTATGGCGAGAGTTCACCGCTTTCCAGCCCGTCGCGATGCGGTTCGACTTCTTTGTCAATGAACTCACGAACGCTTTCGCGGATGAGTTCGTCGGATTCCGACCATTCGATCATGGCAACCTCACCGCGATGTCATCGATCTGCCAGATATCTTCGGTCTCAATGGTCTTCACGTCATGCCAG
It includes:
- a CDS encoding anthrone oxygenase family protein encodes the protein MAVAMAVAIVTTGLVAGTVFAYSNSVMPGLRKIDDRSMVLAIRALVSSVANPVFLCVSALALVSQLVSVVLAFTAGTSLALPVVLGLVLYLLTLALTYAGNIPLNLAIIKAPIPQTDEQWHALRHAFERKWTIINHGRVLAATLSCVIFTAAMAMHVTD
- a CDS encoding alpha/beta fold hydrolase, with translation MIAESRAEYGGVVTRVLSVPGGGPPIVLLHGYSDSALTWRPVLARLASAGRAAIAVDLPGFGHAAPRPPGPLLAQFDVFADAVLAAAGPAVLVGNSLGAATAVRAAARRENEVKALIALDDPLNSRHLIARIVRRWSVPEVFWAWVSRMPVPAGTLRRAARYFVPKMLYGPGVAADPEVVAYWCELISGPSAVARLGRDACRYAHEALGSHSGIEVSCPTLVVHGGRDRIIPIHSSGALQQQIPGSELVILPASGHCPQLDNPDEVTRLIVDFCDRISEPRQPDAAHSG
- a CDS encoding acyl-CoA dehydrogenase family protein, with translation MIEWSESDELIRESVREFIDKEVEPHRDGLESGELSPYPIARTLFSEFGLDVVAAEAIKTILDKERLKAAAIAAGEPKPEKRGGASGGLGDLAGQVSMAAVLVSELAGVSIGLLSTIGVSIGLGAATIMSRGTLAQKERWLPELVTLEKIACWAITEPDAGSDAFGGMKTYVKRDGADYILNGQKTFITNGPDADVLIVYAKLDEDDPTMDRRNRKVLTFVLDSGMPGLTQGKAFKKMGMMSSPTGELFFDNVRITADRLLGETEEHGGGDGRESARANFAAERVGVSLMALGIINECHRRCLDYAKMRTLWGQNIGQFQLIQLKLAKMEVARINVQNMVFQTLEKLQHGKMPSLAEASAIKLYSSETATDVAMDAVQLFGGNGYMAEYRVEQLARDAKSLMIYAGSNEVQVTHIAKGLLAG
- a CDS encoding MCE family protein is translated as MVRVVPVLAMVAVICGVGALWPTQHRRYITVTAQFDSAAGLYPGSTVAVLGMRVGSVEKITPEGGYVEVEFTVDRQVALPADVQAVTISTSILTDRQIELTPPYRGGAVMHDNETIGLNRTKTPVEFSRVVAVLDKLSISLRGDGEGGGPVADIVNTGADAVDGNGQKIKGALDELSRALRLGADGGRVTAEQLATVIKNVGTLMDAAARNDSKLREFTSTIHQLSQIVDDESLGTGSVGRKLNDVLKQAAEVLETNRDHIKQSVLNGDGAFKTLVDQQRELTELVDVLPLALDNLYNIIDQDNGAVRTRAMVDHILFDSQHIKEICNLMGLRQLGCSTGTMKDFGPDFGLTYILDGLAAMGQK